A region from the Methylocystis iwaonis genome encodes:
- a CDS encoding HlyD family secretion protein has protein sequence MSRRTTLIIVAAVVGIGGYFGYQYWLSRQNALPAGIASGNGRVEAKLVDISPKESLRVKEIRFQEGDLVKPGDICVLMDTNTIEAQLEEAKLNVVATQEKEAVEKATIERIKAQIELAKVEVVRSKNLVAQRAGSQRELDVRNTQLKTTTASLQEEEAKLRTILQEVAVAQAKVATIQTRIDDATLRSPVLGRVLYKLAEVGEVLAAGGKAMTLVNLQDVYMEIYLPAADAARVRLGAQARIVPDHVEGRTVAGYVSFVSPEAQFTPKQVETRSEREKLMFRVKIKVPEKTVSAFIEYLKTGVRGVGYVKLDDSVEWPSWLQKTLEPPETNGKAAAAKENGP, from the coding sequence ATGTCTCGAAGAACCACTTTGATCATCGTCGCGGCTGTCGTCGGCATCGGCGGCTATTTTGGTTATCAATATTGGCTTAGCCGGCAGAATGCGCTGCCCGCGGGCATTGCGTCCGGCAATGGGCGCGTCGAGGCCAAGCTCGTCGACATCTCGCCGAAGGAATCCTTGCGGGTCAAGGAAATCCGCTTTCAGGAAGGCGACCTCGTCAAGCCCGGCGACATTTGCGTCCTGATGGACACCAATACGATTGAAGCGCAGCTTGAGGAAGCCAAGCTCAATGTCGTCGCCACTCAGGAAAAAGAAGCGGTTGAGAAGGCGACGATCGAGCGCATCAAGGCGCAGATCGAGCTTGCAAAAGTAGAGGTCGTTCGCAGCAAGAATCTTGTCGCCCAGCGCGCCGGCTCCCAGCGCGAGCTCGATGTGCGCAATACGCAATTGAAGACCACGACCGCAAGTCTCCAGGAAGAAGAAGCCAAGTTGCGCACGATCCTGCAGGAGGTCGCGGTCGCACAGGCGAAGGTTGCGACGATCCAGACGCGAATCGACGACGCGACGCTGCGCTCGCCGGTGCTCGGGCGCGTCCTCTACAAGCTCGCGGAGGTCGGCGAAGTTCTCGCGGCCGGCGGCAAGGCGATGACGCTGGTCAATCTCCAAGACGTCTATATGGAAATCTATCTTCCCGCCGCCGACGCGGCGCGCGTGAGGCTCGGCGCGCAAGCGCGCATCGTCCCGGATCACGTCGAGGGCCGCACCGTCGCGGGCTATGTGAGCTTCGTCTCGCCGGAAGCGCAATTCACGCCGAAGCAGGTCGAGACGCGTAGCGAGCGTGAGAAGCTGATGTTTCGCGTCAAGATCAAAGTGCCGGAGAAGACGGTCTCCGCTTTCATCGAATATTTGAAAACCGGCGTGCGCGGGGTCGGCTATGTGAAGCTCGACGATTCCGTCGAGTGGCCGTCCTGGCTGCAGAAGACGCTGGAGCCGCCCGAGACCAATGGCAAGGCGGCCGCCGCCAAAGAGAACGGCCCGTGA
- a CDS encoding acetate/propionate family kinase has product MSSIAVVNAGSSSIKFAVFDAAAAPQLRLKGLVEGIGATPRARLSNAAGETLLTESPPPEGFDHAAATRTMMRIAADWLDGKDISIMGHRVVHGGPDFAAPLIVTGDIAERLASFIPLAPLHQPHNLAVIRAMHAEHPNLPQVACFDTAFHRVQPPIAQFFAIPRKYSEAGVRRYGFHGISYQYVTGRLREIAPEIAKGRVIIAHLGNGASLCAVKDGRSVASTMGFTAVDGLMMGTRCGAIDPGVLLHMIDQYGFGPREIEDLIYRKSGLLGVSGISSDMRTLRASSEPAAREATALFVYRILREIGSLAAALGGLDAIVFTGGIGENDKETRAEVCEGCAWLGVALDPAANQPGEQRISAARSRVAVFVIKTNEELEIAKSAWEILSAG; this is encoded by the coding sequence ATGTCCAGCATCGCCGTCGTCAACGCCGGCTCCTCCAGCATAAAATTCGCGGTCTTCGACGCGGCGGCCGCGCCTCAATTGCGGCTCAAGGGGCTCGTCGAAGGCATTGGCGCGACGCCGCGCGCCAGGCTCTCGAACGCGGCCGGCGAAACGCTTTTGACGGAAAGCCCGCCGCCCGAAGGCTTCGACCACGCCGCCGCCACAAGGACAATGATGCGCATCGCCGCAGACTGGCTCGACGGCAAGGACATCTCCATCATGGGCCATCGGGTCGTGCACGGCGGGCCGGATTTCGCCGCGCCCCTGATCGTAACCGGGGACATCGCCGAAAGGCTTGCGTCCTTCATTCCGCTCGCGCCGCTGCATCAGCCGCATAATCTCGCGGTCATCCGCGCCATGCACGCCGAGCATCCCAACCTGCCCCAGGTCGCCTGTTTCGACACGGCCTTCCATCGCGTTCAGCCGCCGATCGCCCAGTTCTTCGCCATTCCCCGGAAATATTCGGAAGCGGGCGTCAGGCGTTACGGCTTTCACGGCATCTCCTATCAATATGTGACGGGCCGATTGAGAGAGATTGCGCCAGAGATCGCGAAAGGCCGCGTCATCATCGCGCATCTCGGCAATGGCGCGAGCCTCTGCGCGGTAAAGGACGGGCGCAGCGTCGCGAGCACCATGGGATTTACCGCCGTCGACGGGCTGATGATGGGCACGCGCTGCGGCGCGATCGATCCCGGCGTGCTGCTGCATATGATCGACCAATACGGTTTCGGCCCGCGCGAGATCGAAGATTTGATCTATCGCAAGTCGGGGCTCCTCGGCGTCTCCGGCATATCCTCCGACATGCGAACGCTGCGCGCCTCATCCGAGCCCGCGGCGCGGGAAGCGACCGCGCTTTTCGTCTATCGCATCCTGCGCGAGATCGGCTCGCTCGCCGCGGCGCTCGGCGGGCTCGACGCCATCGTCTTTACCGGCGGAATTGGCGAGAACGACAAAGAAACCCGCGCGGAGGTCTGCGAAGGCTGCGCCTGGCTCGGCGTCGCGCTCGACCCGGCCGCGAATCAACCGGGAGAGCAAAGAATTTCTGCCGCGCGGTCCCGCGTGGCCGTTTTTGTCATAAAAACCAATGAGGAACTCGAAATCGCGAAAAGCGCCTGGGAGATCCTGAGCGCCGGATGA
- a CDS encoding FkbM family methyltransferase → MIVSKIKSLVQKGLGRCGYRLSPIKRRMEAPIDFLELALIQASTDRPGFSFVQIGANDGIKDDPLRRFVLKHHWRGLLVEPQRRVFESLKQNYACEPQLCFENAAIGDVDGVAKLHVADSPDGSANLTVFASLKKDALQRAVHDFDAETRSIEVPCLSVRSLFRKHGIESVDVLLTDVQGYDVEIVDQFLDCGVKPQIIHFEHCHSTRAALEKLYRRLLKEGYRFSELEFDTLCLLSQLGEGVANPASAREAA, encoded by the coding sequence ATGATCGTGAGCAAAATTAAATCACTCGTTCAGAAGGGTCTCGGGCGCTGTGGCTACCGGCTCTCGCCAATCAAACGGCGAATGGAGGCGCCGATCGATTTCCTGGAGCTGGCTCTGATCCAGGCGTCGACGGACCGGCCGGGCTTTTCTTTCGTGCAGATCGGAGCCAATGACGGGATCAAGGATGATCCGCTTCGTCGCTTCGTGCTGAAACATCACTGGCGCGGCCTGCTTGTCGAACCCCAGCGGCGGGTCTTCGAAAGCCTTAAGCAAAACTACGCTTGCGAACCGCAGCTATGCTTCGAAAATGCGGCGATCGGCGACGTCGACGGCGTCGCAAAGCTGCACGTCGCAGACTCGCCGGATGGCTCGGCGAACCTGACGGTCTTCGCAAGCCTCAAGAAAGACGCATTGCAGCGCGCGGTGCACGATTTCGACGCTGAGACGCGGTCGATCGAGGTGCCCTGTCTGTCGGTTCGCTCCCTGTTTCGAAAGCACGGCATAGAGTCGGTCGATGTGCTGTTGACCGACGTCCAAGGCTATGACGTCGAGATCGTCGACCAATTCCTCGATTGCGGCGTGAAGCCGCAAATCATTCATTTCGAACATTGCCACTCGACGCGCGCGGCGCTCGAGAAGCTCTACCGCAGGCTCCTGAAGGAAGGCTATCGCTTCAGCGAGCTCGAGTTCGACACACTTTGTCTCCTGTCTCAGCTCGGCGAGGGCGTCGCGAATCCCGCCAGCGCAAGGGAAGCGGCGTAA
- the mdh gene encoding malate dehydrogenase, translated as MSRKKIALVGAGNIGGTLAHLAGLKELGDIVLFDIVDGVPQGKALDIAQSSPVAGFDAHLSGASDYSAIAGADVVIVTAGVPRQPGMSRDDLLSVNLGVVSKVAGGIKQYAPDAFVICITNPLDVMVWALQKASGLPTNRVVGMAGVLDSARFRYFLSEEFNVSVEDVSAFVLGGHGDDMVPSVRYSTVGGVPLPDLIALGWTTQERIDAIVDRTRKGGGEIVGLLKTGSAYYAPATAAIDMAESYLKDKRRVLPCAAYLNGEYGVNGLYAGVPTIIGANGVEKVMEIKLDVIEQAMFDKSVNSVKTLIEAAKKLNSDFA; from the coding sequence ATGTCGCGAAAGAAAATCGCTCTGGTCGGCGCCGGCAACATCGGCGGAACGCTCGCTCACCTCGCGGGCCTGAAGGAGCTTGGCGATATTGTTCTCTTCGACATTGTTGATGGCGTGCCTCAGGGCAAGGCGCTCGACATTGCCCAGTCTTCGCCCGTCGCCGGCTTCGACGCGCATCTCTCGGGCGCTTCGGACTATTCGGCCATCGCGGGGGCCGACGTCGTCATCGTCACCGCGGGCGTGCCGCGCCAGCCGGGCATGAGCCGGGACGACCTTCTGAGCGTCAATCTCGGCGTCGTGTCGAAAGTCGCCGGCGGCATCAAGCAATATGCGCCGGACGCCTTTGTCATCTGCATCACCAATCCGCTCGACGTCATGGTCTGGGCGCTGCAGAAAGCCTCTGGCCTGCCGACCAACCGCGTCGTCGGCATGGCGGGCGTGCTCGATTCGGCCCGCTTCCGCTATTTCCTGTCCGAGGAATTCAATGTCTCGGTCGAGGACGTCAGCGCCTTCGTGCTGGGCGGCCACGGCGACGACATGGTGCCCTCGGTCCGCTACTCCACCGTCGGCGGCGTCCCGCTGCCCGATCTCATCGCCTTGGGCTGGACGACGCAGGAGCGCATCGACGCCATCGTCGACCGCACGCGCAAAGGCGGCGGCGAGATCGTCGGCCTGCTCAAGACCGGCTCGGCCTATTATGCGCCGGCGACCGCGGCCATCGACATGGCCGAGAGCTATCTCAAGGACAAGCGCCGGGTGCTGCCCTGCGCCGCCTATCTCAATGGCGAATACGGCGTGAACGGCCTTTATGCCGGCGTGCCGACCATTATCGGCGCCAACGGCGTCGAGAAGGTGATGGAGATCAAGCTCGACGTGATCGAGCAGGCCATGTTCGACAAATCTGTGAACAGCGTGAAAACGCTGATCGAGGCCGCGAAAAAGCTCAACTCGGATTTCGCCTGA
- a CDS encoding SDR family oxidoreductase, with product MSRESAPNEEAPVAVVTGASAGIGRAVAVAFARCGYRVALLARSPEGLDGAYHDVAHAGGQPFELLADVSKADDVFAAAEAVVARWGHIHVWVNDAMETVVAPVDAITPEEYRRVMEATFLGYVHGTLAALRHMRQRDQGHIIQIGSALSYRAIPLQSAYCAAKFAIRGFTDSLRAELIHDRSNIRLTMAQLPGVNTPQFDWSHTHFAKRHQPIGTVYEPEAIAQAIVEAAQARRAPRELWLGAPTVQSIVGQMVAPGFLDRYLAWNAYEKQLSNDPVLPGDPDELIGPDHRDHGPRGRFTQRSKDHIMAVDPAHLRGGAIMAGLGLLTGAFLWGRASRPH from the coding sequence ATGTCACGAGAGTCTGCCCCGAATGAGGAAGCCCCCGTCGCGGTCGTCACCGGCGCCTCGGCAGGAATCGGCCGCGCGGTAGCCGTCGCCTTCGCGCGCTGCGGCTATCGCGTTGCTCTCCTGGCTCGAAGCCCGGAGGGCCTGGACGGCGCCTATCACGACGTCGCCCATGCGGGCGGCCAGCCCTTCGAGCTTCTGGCGGATGTCTCCAAAGCCGACGACGTCTTCGCCGCGGCGGAAGCGGTCGTCGCGCGCTGGGGCCATATTCATGTGTGGGTGAATGACGCGATGGAAACGGTCGTCGCCCCCGTCGATGCGATCACCCCCGAGGAATATCGGCGCGTGATGGAGGCCACCTTTCTCGGTTACGTTCACGGGACGCTCGCGGCGCTGAGGCACATGCGCCAGCGCGACCAGGGCCACATCATCCAGATCGGCTCCGCCCTCTCCTATCGCGCCATTCCGCTGCAATCGGCCTATTGCGCCGCGAAATTCGCGATCCGCGGCTTCACCGATTCGCTGCGCGCCGAGCTTATTCACGATCGCAGCAACATCCGCCTCACCATGGCCCAGCTTCCCGGCGTGAACACGCCGCAATTCGACTGGTCGCATACGCATTTTGCAAAGCGGCACCAGCCGATCGGGACCGTCTATGAACCGGAAGCCATCGCGCAAGCGATTGTCGAAGCGGCGCAGGCCCGGCGCGCGCCGCGCGAATTGTGGCTCGGCGCGCCGACCGTGCAGTCGATTGTCGGGCAGATGGTCGCGCCGGGATTTCTCGACCGCTATCTCGCCTGGAACGCTTACGAGAAGCAGCTCTCCAACGATCCGGTTTTACCGGGAGACCCGGACGAGCTCATCGGCCCCGACCACCGGGATCATGGTCCGCGCGGCCGCTTTACGCAAAGGTCGAAGGATCACATTATGGCGGTCGATCCGGCGCATTTGCGCGGCGGCGCCATTATGGCGGGGCTGGGCTTGCTGACGGGCGCCTTTTTATGGGGGCGCGCCTCACGCCCCCATTGA
- a CDS encoding family 1 glycosylhydrolase, with protein sequence MTHFMFSTGIENSSPTIDNGRKRIDEMEICDHYRRWREDFDLTQDLGVKTLRYGVPLHITWLGPDRYDWSFADLTFGDLEKRGVIPITDLCHFGVPDWIGNFQNPDFPDLFACYARAFAKRFPAVQLYTPVNEMFVCATYSAAYGWWNEQLTTDRGFVTALKHIVKANVLAMHAILAVRPDAIFIQSESTEYFHAENPQSLDHAERLNERRFLSLDLNYGRRVNSEMFRFLMDNGMSVDEYDFFMREHLKSHCIMGNDYYWRNEHTVTKDGKTASSGEIFGYNEITRQYYERYGLPVMHTETNTSEGPCCDEAVRWLRKEWANVLRVRNSGMPIVGFTWYSLIDQIDWDIALREARGRVNPLGLYDLDRKPRAVGKAYKQLIKDWREVLPAQSVCLKVPLAPYGPERAEPRAVQQKTETSENR encoded by the coding sequence ATGACGCATTTCATGTTCAGCACGGGGATCGAGAACAGCAGCCCGACGATCGACAATGGCCGCAAGCGAATCGACGAGATGGAAATCTGCGACCATTATCGCCGCTGGCGGGAGGATTTCGATCTCACCCAGGATCTCGGCGTCAAAACGCTGCGCTACGGCGTACCGCTGCATATTACCTGGCTGGGCCCCGACCGCTACGACTGGAGCTTCGCCGATCTGACCTTCGGCGATCTCGAGAAACGTGGTGTGATTCCGATCACCGATCTCTGCCATTTCGGTGTGCCGGATTGGATCGGCAATTTTCAGAACCCGGACTTTCCCGACCTCTTCGCTTGCTACGCCCGCGCCTTCGCCAAGCGCTTCCCCGCCGTGCAGCTCTATACGCCCGTCAATGAGATGTTCGTCTGCGCCACCTACTCCGCCGCTTACGGCTGGTGGAACGAGCAGCTCACGACCGATCGCGGCTTCGTCACGGCGCTCAAGCACATTGTGAAGGCAAATGTGCTGGCCATGCACGCCATCCTCGCCGTGCGGCCGGACGCGATCTTCATCCAGAGCGAATCGACCGAATATTTCCATGCGGAAAATCCGCAATCGCTCGATCACGCCGAGCGGCTCAACGAGCGGCGTTTTCTCTCGCTCGATCTCAATTACGGCCGGCGCGTCAACTCGGAGATGTTCCGTTTCCTCATGGATAACGGAATGAGCGTCGACGAATATGACTTCTTCATGCGCGAGCATCTCAAGAGCCATTGCATCATGGGCAATGACTACTATTGGCGCAACGAGCACACCGTGACGAAGGACGGCAAGACCGCCTCCTCCGGCGAGATCTTCGGCTACAACGAGATCACGCGCCAATATTACGAGCGCTACGGCCTGCCGGTGATGCATACGGAAACCAACACCAGCGAAGGCCCGTGCTGCGACGAGGCTGTGCGCTGGCTTCGCAAGGAATGGGCGAATGTGCTGCGCGTCAGAAACTCCGGCATGCCGATCGTCGGCTTCACATGGTATTCGCTGATCGACCAGATCGACTGGGACATTGCCTTGCGCGAAGCGCGCGGCAGGGTGAATCCGCTTGGTCTCTATGATCTCGACCGCAAGCCCAGAGCGGTCGGAAAAGCCTATAAGCAGCTCATCAAGGACTGGCGCGAAGTGCTGCCGGCGCAAAGCGTCTGCCTCAAGGTGCCGCTCGCGCCCTATGGCCCCGAACGCGCCGAGCCCCGCGCCGTCCAGCAGAAAACGGAAACATCGGAAAATCGGTAG
- the rpmB gene encoding 50S ribosomal protein L28, translating into MSRRCELTGKGVQTGNLVSHSNRKTRTRFLPNLVNVTLASDVLARSVRLRISAAALRSVEHRGGLDAFLAKARDEELSQGARVLKREIEKKQAAAATA; encoded by the coding sequence ATGTCCCGGCGTTGCGAGCTGACCGGCAAGGGCGTGCAGACGGGCAATCTCGTCAGCCACTCCAATCGCAAAACGCGCACGCGTTTCCTGCCCAATCTCGTCAATGTGACGCTCGCCTCCGACGTCCTCGCCCGCTCGGTGCGCCTGCGCATCTCGGCTGCGGCGCTGCGCTCGGTCGAGCATCGCGGCGGCCTCGACGCCTTCCTGGCCAAGGCGCGCGACGAGGAGCTGTCGCAGGGCGCCCGCGTCCTCAAGCGCGAGATCGAGAAGAAGCAGGCCGCCGCCGCGACGGCCTGA
- a CDS encoding NAD(P)-dependent methylenetetrahydromethanopterin dehydrogenase, producing the protein MAKAILHMLSTLKHMSPFDVNMALDAGYDAAIPYTNVTLDEVTALVQDAMFSRAPSAALKTGIFFAGRDAVLALDMLEAAKKALLKPFEISLFADPYGSFTTAGAMVACTEKVLKDKKQRDLKGAKIVIYGATGVVGYSSAVIAALEGAEVTIVGYSGLERVTVQAEEMNKRFNIKVAPADGSTQDLVRALLLDHEIALCCARAGVQVLSKADLSAASNLLIAADVNAVPPLGVEGLGLHDNGVVISEHGALGIGALAIGNVKYGAESGLFKQMVTSDKPLCLDFRHAFALARELV; encoded by the coding sequence ATGGCCAAAGCAATTCTGCATATGCTCAGCACCTTGAAGCATATGAGTCCGTTCGACGTGAACATGGCCCTCGACGCCGGCTATGACGCCGCCATTCCCTACACCAATGTCACGCTCGACGAGGTCACCGCGCTGGTGCAGGACGCCATGTTCTCCCGCGCCCCCTCCGCCGCGCTGAAGACGGGCATTTTCTTCGCCGGCCGCGACGCAGTCCTCGCGCTCGACATGCTGGAAGCGGCCAAGAAGGCGCTGCTCAAGCCCTTCGAAATTTCGCTCTTCGCCGACCCCTATGGCTCCTTCACCACCGCCGGCGCGATGGTCGCCTGCACCGAGAAAGTGCTGAAGGACAAGAAGCAGCGCGACCTCAAGGGCGCCAAGATCGTCATCTACGGCGCGACGGGCGTCGTCGGCTATTCCTCCGCGGTGATCGCGGCGCTCGAAGGCGCCGAGGTGACGATCGTCGGCTATAGCGGCCTCGAGCGCGTCACGGTCCAGGCCGAGGAGATGAACAAGCGCTTCAATATCAAGGTGGCCCCGGCCGACGGCAGCACCCAGGATCTCGTGCGCGCGCTGCTGCTCGATCATGAGATCGCGCTCTGCTGCGCCCGCGCCGGCGTGCAGGTGCTCTCGAAGGCGGACCTCTCAGCGGCCAGCAATCTGCTCATCGCCGCCGATGTCAACGCCGTGCCGCCGCTCGGCGTCGAGGGCCTGGGTCTGCACGACAATGGCGTCGTGATCTCGGAGCATGGCGCGCTCGGCATCGGCGCGCTCGCCATCGGCAACGTCAAATACGGCGCCGAATCGGGCCTTTTCAAGCAGATGGTCACCTCCGACAAGCCGCTCTGCCTCGATTTCCGCCACGCTTTCGCTCTGGCGCGCGAGCTCGTTTAA
- the fae gene encoding formaldehyde-activating enzyme, which produces MAKITKMLVGESLVGEGNEVAHIDLILGPRGSAAELAFANALVNNKDGFTTLLAVVAPNLLCKPNTILFNKVTIKGAKQAVQMFGPAQHGVAKAVADSVAEGVIPVDEADDLFISVGVFIHWDANDDKKIQDYNYQATKEAIARAVAGEPKAAEVVAKRNDAKHPFAPN; this is translated from the coding sequence ATGGCCAAGATCACCAAGATGCTGGTCGGCGAGTCGCTCGTCGGCGAGGGTAACGAAGTCGCTCACATCGACCTCATCCTGGGCCCGCGCGGCTCGGCCGCCGAGCTCGCTTTCGCGAACGCTCTCGTCAACAACAAGGACGGCTTCACGACGCTTCTCGCGGTCGTTGCGCCGAACCTGCTCTGCAAGCCCAACACGATCCTCTTCAACAAGGTCACCATCAAGGGCGCCAAGCAGGCCGTCCAGATGTTCGGCCCGGCTCAGCACGGCGTCGCCAAGGCCGTCGCCGACTCGGTCGCCGAGGGCGTGATCCCGGTTGACGAAGCTGACGACCTCTTCATCTCGGTCGGCGTGTTCATTCACTGGGACGCCAACGACGACAAGAAGATCCAGGACTACAACTACCAGGCCACCAAGGAAGCCATCGCCCGCGCCGTCGCCGGCGAGCCGAAGGCCGCCGAAGTCGTCGCCAAGCGCAACGACGCCAAGCACCCCTTCGCTCCGAACTGA
- a CDS encoding hydantoinase/oxoprolinase family protein — translation MTAIIGWDIGGAHVKAARAENGRLVAVTQRACAPHLGLAHLEAPIRETLKELGPAAHHRVTMTAELSDAFEDRASGVVSVAAIAAREIGAGDICFYAGARGFIARAQIREAAEAVASANWRASAELVAQHCADALFIDMGSTTTDLVPIRGGRVCTQGATDAERLVSGELCYAGFSRGAPQAYATRAPIDGRWTPLVNEAFASMADVRRILGDLPEGDCGADLSPTADGRPKTVAASHARLARLVGLDTGRLTPLQGRALAAHFARVQMRAIEDQIALLASREAVAPDAPVIGAGVGRALVARLAQAQGRAYRDFADFIAAPDELRALAANCAPAAALALLSV, via the coding sequence ATGACGGCGATCATCGGCTGGGACATTGGCGGCGCCCATGTGAAGGCGGCGCGCGCGGAGAATGGGCGGCTCGTCGCCGTGACGCAGCGCGCCTGCGCGCCGCATCTTGGCCTCGCGCATCTCGAGGCGCCGATCCGCGAGACGCTGAAAGAGCTGGGACCGGCGGCGCATCATCGCGTGACGATGACGGCCGAGCTTTCAGACGCTTTCGAGGATCGCGCGAGCGGCGTCGTTTCAGTGGCGGCGATCGCGGCGCGAGAGATTGGGGCCGGCGATATTTGCTTCTACGCCGGCGCGCGCGGGTTTATCGCTCGTGCGCAAATCCGTGAGGCCGCAGAGGCCGTGGCCTCCGCCAATTGGCGCGCCAGCGCGGAGCTTGTCGCGCAGCATTGCGCCGACGCACTGTTCATCGACATGGGCTCGACGACGACTGATCTTGTTCCGATTCGCGGCGGCCGCGTCTGCACCCAGGGCGCGACCGACGCCGAGCGGCTCGTGAGCGGCGAGCTTTGCTACGCAGGGTTTTCGCGCGGCGCGCCCCAGGCCTACGCCACGCGGGCGCCCATCGACGGTCGATGGACGCCGCTTGTCAACGAAGCTTTCGCGTCGATGGCCGATGTGCGGCGCATTCTGGGTGATCTGCCGGAAGGAGACTGCGGCGCGGATTTGTCGCCGACAGCCGATGGCAGGCCGAAGACGGTTGCGGCGTCTCACGCGCGTCTCGCGCGCCTCGTCGGTCTCGACACAGGGCGGCTCACGCCATTGCAGGGGCGCGCACTTGCGGCGCATTTTGCCCGCGTGCAGATGCGCGCGATAGAGGATCAGATCGCTCTGCTGGCTTCCCGCGAAGCCGTCGCGCCCGATGCGCCCGTCATCGGCGCCGGCGTCGGCCGCGCGCTTGTCGCGCGTCTCGCGCAGGCGCAGGGCCGCGCCTATCGGGATTTTGCCGACTTTATCGCAGCGCCCGACGAGCTGCGTGCGCTAGCCGCTAATTGCGCGCCAGCGGCGGCGTTGGCGCTTCTTTCGGTTTAA